The proteins below are encoded in one region of Polypterus senegalus isolate Bchr_013 chromosome 2, ASM1683550v1, whole genome shotgun sequence:
- the si:ch211-140b10.6 gene encoding protein POLR1D-like isoform X1, with amino-acid sequence MDTDQELEKKAVDELLREANRGRIRAETMGPSGWMKCPLQGANKRFLLNTLRNTFPARKPAERKQSGDKKSEGPTKTGQKKDTVRKHSYHAYKSEARSWDSCSSSTKKSSPSRHSSPSGRRRDKVHKHKHSKARESKYYREK; translated from the exons GAAAGCTGTTGATGAGCTCCTCAGGGAAGCAAATCGTGGCAGAATCCGAGCAGAAACCATGGGCCCTTCAGGCTG GATGAAGTGTCCACTTCAAGGAGCTAATAAAAGATTTCTTCTCAATACGCTAAGGAATACATTTCCAGCAAGAAAGCCAGCTGAAAGAAAACAATCCGGTGACAAAAAGTCAGAGGGGCCAACAAAGACTGGTCAGAAAAAGgacacagtaaggaaacacagcTATCATGCTTATAAGTCTGAGGCCAGGAGTTGGGATAGCTGTTCCTCATCAACTAAGAAAAGCAGTCCCAGCAGGCACAGCTCGCCAAGCGGAAGAAGAAGAGACAAAGTTCATAAGCATAAGCACTCCAAAGCACGAGAATCCAAATATTACAGAGAGAAGTAA
- the si:ch211-140b10.6 gene encoding protein POLR1D-like isoform X2: MDTDQELEKMKCPLQGANKRFLLNTLRNTFPARKPAERKQSGDKKSEGPTKTGQKKDTVRKHSYHAYKSEARSWDSCSSSTKKSSPSRHSSPSGRRRDKVHKHKHSKARESKYYREK; encoded by the coding sequence GATGAAGTGTCCACTTCAAGGAGCTAATAAAAGATTTCTTCTCAATACGCTAAGGAATACATTTCCAGCAAGAAAGCCAGCTGAAAGAAAACAATCCGGTGACAAAAAGTCAGAGGGGCCAACAAAGACTGGTCAGAAAAAGgacacagtaaggaaacacagcTATCATGCTTATAAGTCTGAGGCCAGGAGTTGGGATAGCTGTTCCTCATCAACTAAGAAAAGCAGTCCCAGCAGGCACAGCTCGCCAAGCGGAAGAAGAAGAGACAAAGTTCATAAGCATAAGCACTCCAAAGCACGAGAATCCAAATATTACAGAGAGAAGTAA